The stretch of DNA GACGCCCGGCAACGACCCAGATCGGTCAGTAACCCGCGTCGAGATCGGCGACGTTCTTCATCGGGCAACCCGCGAGGAACGCGGCGAGGTTTTCGAGGAACAACGCCGCTCCTCGCGCGAACATCGTCGTCTGGCTACGGCCCGACAGGTGCATCGTGACGATCGCGTTGGGCGTCGACCAAAGCGGATGATCCGCGGGCAGGGGCTCCGGATTGGTCGGGTCGAGCACCGCGCCGGCAATCGTCCCGTCAGTGAGCGCGGCGATCAACGCGTCGTCGTCAATCATGTCTCCGCGCGCGATGTTGATCAGCCACGCGGTCGGCTTCATCCGCTGTAGTTCTTCAGGGCCGATCATCGCCTGCGTCGCGTCGGTCGAGGGTGCGGCCAGGATCACCCAGTCGAAGTCGCCGAGCCGAGCACGCCAGGCATCCGGCGTGATCGTGCCATCGCGGCCGGTGCGCGTCACGCCGGTCACGTCGACCCCGAACGCGACCAGCCGGTCGCCGATCATTTTGCCGATCGTGCCATAGCCGATGACCAATGCGCTAGTGCCGGCTAGTTCGATCTTGCCCGGTGCGTCCTTTAACCAGTCGTGGCGGTCCTGCGCGCGCAGCACGGTGTCGAAGCGCTTGGCGGCGACGAGGACGGCCATCGCCGCATATTCCGCGACGGCGACCGCGTTGATGCCGGCACCGTTGGTCAGCGTGACGCCGTTGTCGCGCAGGGTGTCGAGCGGGAACGCGTCGAGCCCGGCGTAGATCGTGGAGACCCATTTGAGGGTCGGCCCGGCATGGCGGATCGCGTCGGCGACGAGCTCGGTCGGCTGCATATCGACCCAGGCGATGTCGGCGTCGGCGATCATCGCGTTGGCTTCCGCGGGCTTGGCGAACCAGGCGGTTTCGAGCTCTGCGGGCAGATGCGGTTCGAGGAGCGGGCGGGCGGCGGCTGGGAGAACGGCTTTCATTGGATGAGCATCGGCGTGCGGCGGGGCAAGTCAAGGTGTGTCGGATTAGAAGGGCAGCGAGGATGCGTACCCCTGATCACTTG from Sphingomonas sp. HMP9 encodes:
- a CDS encoding D-2-hydroxyacid dehydrogenase, encoding MKAVLPAAARPLLEPHLPAELETAWFAKPAEANAMIADADIAWVDMQPTELVADAIRHAGPTLKWVSTIYAGLDAFPLDTLRDNGVTLTNGAGINAVAVAEYAAMAVLVAAKRFDTVLRAQDRHDWLKDAPGKIELAGTSALVIGYGTIGKMIGDRLVAFGVDVTGVTRTGRDGTITPDAWRARLGDFDWVILAAPSTDATQAMIGPEELQRMKPTAWLINIARGDMIDDDALIAALTDGTIAGAVLDPTNPEPLPADHPLWSTPNAIVTMHLSGRSQTTMFARGAALFLENLAAFLAGCPMKNVADLDAGY